In one window of Armatimonadota bacterium DNA:
- a CDS encoding HAD family hydrolase, with the protein MPARLKALIFDFDGTLATGRYDFQGIREGVYALAGEYSVAAPELESLYILEAVERAAEIIAAGQGDARSFRDRAARIILDGELRGARDSHLVPGAAEAMKRLRDEGYRLAVVTRNSRTAVETIPGATSLACDAFLTRESVSRVKPDPEHVRAALIAVGCEAAEAAMVGDHPMDIAVGKAAGTATVGVLTGGGTRETLGAAGADVIVESVVDLVAMLVGAGCDT; encoded by the coding sequence TTGCCCGCAAGGCTCAAGGCGCTCATATTCGATTTCGACGGCACGCTGGCAACCGGACGGTATGACTTCCAGGGCATACGCGAAGGCGTCTATGCGTTGGCCGGTGAATATAGTGTCGCCGCACCGGAGCTGGAGAGTCTGTATATTCTGGAGGCGGTCGAGCGAGCAGCAGAAATCATCGCGGCCGGACAGGGGGACGCACGATCCTTCCGTGACCGCGCAGCGCGCATCATCCTCGACGGTGAGCTGCGCGGAGCGCGCGACTCCCACCTGGTGCCGGGCGCGGCGGAGGCGATGAAGCGGTTGCGCGACGAGGGGTACCGGCTTGCGGTCGTGACGCGCAACTCCCGGACCGCTGTCGAGACTATTCCGGGCGCGACCTCGCTCGCCTGCGACGCGTTCCTGACGCGCGAGTCGGTGAGCCGCGTCAAGCCCGATCCCGAGCATGTCCGGGCGGCGCTCATCGCCGTCGGATGCGAAGCCGCGGAAGCTGCGATGGTGGGAGATCATCCGATGGACATCGCCGTCGGCAAGGCGGCAGGGACCGCGACCGTCGGCGTCCTCACCGGCGGCGGTACGCGAGAGACGCTTGGCGCAGCAGGCGCCGACGTGATCGTCGAATCCGTCGTGGATCTCGTCGCAATGCTGGTCGGCGCCGGGTGCGATACGTGA
- a CDS encoding sulfatase — protein sequence MRVLYIDLDCCRPDHLSCNGYPRSTSPNLDRIAQQGVSFTRCYCANSPCVPSRASLFFGRHGFNTGVVAHHGPGELYRHHDIYRCHWRDMERPMLPMQLWQRGMKTVSFSCFHDRHNAWWFTAGWEQLHTFTRKRGQERADEVNAAFLPWLRAHGRDDNWFVHLHYWDIHSSYRLPGDWPEKFRGQPAPAWPDQDTIDAHQSFYGPRSAVDLYTGYEGGPGKGLSRPVPYMPDAIRTRDDFALLVDGYDAAIAYADDHVGQVLDLLDELGILDDTAIVVSGDHGDSFGEHGQYMDHGIANEAVHNIPMIVRWPGVTAEPRRCDRLIYGMDLAPTLCELLGLPVPSRWDGRSFAAAVRGEPFDGWPYQVWDHGIYT from the coding sequence ATGCGAGTGCTCTACATTGACCTGGACTGCTGCCGCCCCGACCACCTGAGCTGCAACGGATACCCGCGCAGCACCAGCCCCAACCTCGACCGCATCGCGCAGCAAGGCGTGTCCTTCACTCGCTGCTACTGCGCCAACTCCCCGTGCGTCCCCTCGCGCGCCAGCCTGTTCTTCGGCCGCCACGGCTTCAACACCGGCGTCGTCGCCCACCACGGCCCCGGCGAGCTGTATCGCCATCACGATATCTACCGCTGCCACTGGCGCGACATGGAGCGCCCGATGCTCCCCATGCAGCTGTGGCAGCGCGGCATGAAAACCGTCAGCTTCAGTTGTTTCCACGACCGCCACAACGCCTGGTGGTTCACGGCGGGCTGGGAGCAGCTCCACACCTTCACGCGCAAGCGCGGCCAGGAGCGTGCCGACGAGGTCAACGCCGCCTTCCTGCCTTGGCTCCGCGCGCACGGCAGGGATGACAACTGGTTCGTCCATCTCCACTACTGGGACATCCACTCCTCGTACCGCCTGCCCGGCGACTGGCCGGAGAAGTTCCGCGGCCAGCCGGCGCCGGCGTGGCCGGATCAGGACACCATTGACGCCCATCAATCCTTCTATGGCCCGCGCTCCGCGGTTGACCTCTACACCGGCTACGAAGGCGGCCCCGGCAAGGGCCTGTCGCGCCCGGTGCCGTACATGCCCGACGCGATCCGCACGCGCGATGACTTCGCCCTGCTGGTTGACGGCTACGACGCGGCCATCGCATATGCGGACGACCACGTCGGCCAGGTGCTCGACCTGCTCGACGAGTTGGGCATCCTCGACGACACCGCCATCGTCGTCAGCGGCGACCACGGCGATTCCTTCGGCGAGCACGGCCAGTACATGGATCACGGCATCGCCAACGAGGCGGTGCACAACATCCCCATGATCGTGCGCTGGCCGGGGGTGACGGCCGAGCCCCGCCGCTGCGACCGCCTGATCTACGGCATGGACCTCGCGCCGACGTTGTGCGAGCTTCTCGGCCTGCCGGTGCCCTCGCGGTGGGACGGCCGCTCCTTCGCCGCCGCAGTGCGGGGTGAGCCGTTCGACGGCTGGCCGTACCAGGTCTGGGACCACGGCATCTACAC
- a CDS encoding HAD family hydrolase: IEPEPQLLGELVARLYEPVSACSRPLPAARELLRELKRAGLRLALISNTPWDVPGHLVQRDLARFGLDEYLDTRVFSDRGHRKPHPELFRRALAALGTSPADTIMVGDSLPEDVAGAKTAGMRTLWVGAERELAVRDGSDVTPDYVAEDLPAAGRILLGLVAKS, translated from the coding sequence CATCGAGCCCGAGCCGCAGCTGTTGGGCGAACTGGTGGCTCGGCTCTACGAGCCGGTCAGCGCATGCAGTCGCCCGCTGCCCGCTGCTCGCGAGCTGCTGCGGGAGCTGAAGCGCGCCGGACTGCGCCTCGCCCTCATCTCGAACACACCGTGGGACGTTCCCGGGCACCTCGTGCAGCGCGACCTCGCGCGCTTCGGCCTCGACGAGTACTTAGACACGCGCGTGTTCTCCGACCGCGGGCATCGCAAGCCGCACCCCGAGTTGTTCCGCCGCGCGTTGGCGGCGCTCGGCACGTCGCCCGCCGACACGATCATGGTCGGCGACTCGCTGCCGGAGGATGTCGCGGGCGCGAAGACCGCGGGCATGCGCACGCTGTGGGTCGGGGCGGAACGTGAACTCGCGGTGCGAGACGGGTCTGACGTCACTCCGGACTACGTCGCGGAAGACCTGCCCGCGGCGGGCCGCATACTTCTCGGCCTTGTTGCGAAGTCCTAG
- a CDS encoding SpoIID/LytB domain-containing protein, with protein sequence MAYHEWLAALLVACSLHRTGALPKTVTFDEVAPHLLQRAPIRIGVAQYAKAVKALPTGRGVVVFEKDGERSSLPLPAGRPILARPDGDRIVIESPQGEVRCSKATVRAPGKCVRVYSWGAQTRSGVYGGEVEIALDPHGSLSAINVLPLESYLVGVVAAEVPVYFHSEALKAQAIIARTYALFNLGKHERQGFDLCDGVHCQQYRGHVNITRVRAAVTETKGCVLTYNGCLAETVYHAVCGGFVDDPYRVWDGYLMPYLRATADAPRGAKSISSAEPTEPQVVQFLAEQSSYYCARSPRYRWRRTYAAAEMQRLLDANLRVLTGDEEPPGRLIEMKTDGRSPGGRVQTLHITTDRGEYDVKRNDIRWIFGDGKPGPNGLPSTLLCLHTKRDDTG encoded by the coding sequence ATGGCATATCATGAATGGCTGGCCGCGCTGCTCGTCGCGTGCTCCCTGCACCGCACCGGAGCGCTGCCGAAGACGGTAACTTTCGACGAGGTCGCGCCGCACCTACTGCAGCGCGCGCCGATCCGCATCGGCGTCGCTCAATACGCGAAAGCGGTGAAGGCTTTGCCCACCGGGCGCGGCGTCGTCGTATTCGAGAAAGACGGAGAGCGTTCGTCGCTGCCGCTTCCCGCGGGGCGGCCGATCCTCGCGCGGCCGGACGGCGACCGCATCGTCATTGAGTCGCCGCAGGGAGAAGTGCGCTGCAGTAAAGCCACCGTGCGCGCTCCCGGCAAGTGCGTGCGCGTGTACTCGTGGGGCGCGCAAACGCGCAGCGGGGTGTACGGAGGCGAGGTTGAGATCGCGCTCGATCCTCACGGCTCGCTTTCAGCGATAAACGTCCTGCCATTGGAGAGCTACCTCGTTGGCGTCGTCGCCGCCGAAGTGCCCGTGTACTTCCATTCCGAGGCACTCAAGGCGCAAGCCATCATCGCGCGCACCTATGCGCTGTTCAACCTCGGCAAGCACGAGCGGCAGGGGTTCGACCTGTGCGACGGCGTGCACTGCCAGCAGTACCGCGGGCATGTCAACATCACGCGCGTGCGCGCCGCGGTTACGGAGACGAAGGGCTGCGTGCTGACGTACAACGGCTGCCTCGCCGAGACCGTGTACCACGCCGTGTGCGGCGGCTTCGTGGACGACCCGTATCGCGTATGGGACGGGTACTTGATGCCCTATCTACGGGCGACGGCGGACGCGCCGCGCGGTGCGAAGTCCATCTCGTCGGCAGAGCCGACCGAGCCGCAGGTGGTGCAGTTCCTGGCGGAGCAGTCGTCGTACTACTGCGCGCGGTCGCCGCGCTACCGGTGGCGGCGCACGTACGCTGCGGCCGAGATGCAGCGGCTGCTCGACGCGAACTTGCGAGTGCTCACCGGTGACGAAGAGCCACCCGGACGCCTGATTGAGATGAAGACCGATGGACGATCACCGGGCGGACGCGTGCAGACGCTCCACATTACCACCGACCGCGGCGAGTACGACGTCAAGCGCAATGACATTCGCTGGATCTTCGGCGATGGCAAGCCTGGCCCGAACGGCCTGCCGAGCACCCTGCTCTGCCTGCACACGAAGCGCGACGACACCGGGC
- a CDS encoding glycoside hydrolase family 127 protein, translated as MANNIAALEVTDARSWAFTAQGEYEGRADRRALFIITHPWAAAGAGDFGMIEREAMIPADWKPPYRVRFYCADDYVNDEWRPKADDWLGGEGFGGHRFKQVLVNGQVVWESDVADAEGPQVQTRFEVDLTPYCQPGEPFRLALRVLDKVGTATKLPQDFHHIGSTEAHVEKADDPARFMTHVYWGDLALLRGRVSAEALARFERRPSEDVVERVHAERRPLRPFGTARRGPAKLTLEMADAIPPTGFPVTCGVPLPAGRVTELDHIALRDPAGRLVPLQAARLNRWADGSVRWALLDFIAPAGAAAEPWRVHFGSKAGSAPTPAQVVRVRRSAGRVRIDTGLVAIAMSGERGRLMDSIAFAGSRRRVAGPLTGEIVARREGGDVRYVPEVAGVAVKARGPVRATVEATGRFVARDDADDALGRFVFRLHAYAGQPFARVFLRIFNDTDETLRITRFGLTLETRGEGAVWSGDCEPLAPGDEVAITQETADRFTVTQGAQEVGGGEHSQGWAAAAGDEAVVVVAVRRFWQLFPKSLRAAGGRTSVDLFAGGAEGGCYEPVPGEAKRHDVLLAFLPPDAARADAAGIVNAFARPPRLSSSEWFCSSGGLGHAAPHSASEFAELHAYQQQTYGEVGPTVLNGALGMRDFPDATGYTGNPEAWRNNYYDIMQGTLSEYLIGGDARWFDRGEDQCLHCMDVDTCHGRADHPEWLGVLYAPGANHTSSWWSAMLRAEGMDTYYRLSGDPDALAAFLGVADFIVRENAGIGSRSVRDHAGALITLTRAHDETGDAKYLAAARRLARDALSRIDARRGCYSEVHGNYNYRGNVPWMCAQLMEPLYLYYRQSGDVAAAKAVVGLAESIMEDNTGSEGPGDYLGYSHNPHYGKHSGYNVLIAPAVGYAWELTGDEAFAASMRDAYERTIAEKSVNWIANCYWNTPTLLYYLDRLRHGSAIP; from the coding sequence ATGGCGAACAACATCGCGGCCCTGGAGGTCACGGACGCGCGCTCGTGGGCCTTCACCGCCCAGGGCGAGTACGAAGGCCGCGCCGACCGGCGCGCGCTGTTCATCATCACCCATCCCTGGGCGGCGGCGGGGGCCGGCGATTTCGGGATGATCGAGCGCGAGGCGATGATCCCCGCGGATTGGAAGCCGCCGTATCGCGTGCGCTTCTACTGCGCCGATGATTACGTCAATGACGAGTGGCGGCCGAAGGCGGACGACTGGCTCGGCGGGGAGGGGTTCGGGGGACACCGGTTCAAGCAGGTGCTGGTAAACGGGCAGGTGGTGTGGGAGAGCGATGTCGCGGACGCGGAGGGGCCGCAGGTGCAGACGCGCTTCGAGGTGGACCTGACGCCGTACTGCCAACCGGGCGAGCCGTTCCGCCTGGCGCTGCGCGTGCTGGACAAGGTCGGGACGGCGACAAAGCTGCCGCAGGACTTCCACCACATCGGTTCCACGGAGGCGCACGTCGAGAAGGCCGACGACCCCGCGCGGTTCATGACCCACGTCTATTGGGGCGACCTGGCGCTGCTGCGGGGGCGGGTGAGCGCCGAGGCGCTGGCTCGCTTCGAGCGGCGGCCGTCGGAGGACGTGGTCGAGCGGGTCCACGCGGAGCGCCGGCCGCTGCGGCCGTTCGGCACCGCGCGGCGCGGGCCGGCGAAGCTGACGCTCGAAATGGCGGACGCGATCCCGCCCACGGGATTCCCGGTGACCTGCGGCGTGCCGCTGCCGGCGGGGCGGGTCACGGAGTTGGATCACATCGCGCTGCGCGATCCGGCGGGGAGACTCGTGCCGCTGCAGGCCGCGAGGTTGAACCGCTGGGCCGATGGGAGCGTGCGATGGGCGCTGCTCGATTTCATTGCGCCGGCAGGCGCCGCGGCGGAGCCGTGGCGCGTGCACTTCGGATCGAAGGCAGGATCGGCGCCGACGCCCGCGCAGGTGGTTCGGGTGCGGCGGTCGGCCGGCCGCGTGCGCATTGACACCGGCTTGGTTGCGATCGCAATGAGCGGCGAGCGCGGCCGCCTGATGGACAGCATTGCGTTCGCCGGATCGCGCCGGCGGGTGGCCGGGCCGCTGACCGGAGAGATCGTCGCGCGGCGCGAAGGCGGCGATGTGCGTTACGTTCCCGAGGTCGCCGGCGTGGCGGTGAAAGCGCGAGGGCCGGTGCGCGCAACGGTTGAGGCGACCGGGCGATTCGTCGCGCGCGATGATGCCGACGATGCCCTGGGGCGATTCGTGTTTCGCTTGCACGCGTACGCGGGGCAGCCGTTCGCGCGCGTCTTCCTGCGCATCTTCAACGACACCGACGAGACGCTGCGCATCACGCGATTCGGGCTGACGCTCGAAACGCGCGGCGAGGGCGCGGTGTGGAGCGGCGACTGCGAGCCGCTGGCGCCGGGGGACGAGGTCGCCATCACGCAGGAGACGGCGGATCGCTTCACGGTGACGCAGGGCGCGCAGGAGGTCGGCGGTGGCGAGCATTCGCAGGGCTGGGCGGCGGCGGCGGGTGATGAGGCGGTGGTCGTCGTCGCGGTGCGCCGGTTCTGGCAGCTGTTCCCGAAGTCGCTGCGCGCGGCGGGCGGGCGCACGAGCGTGGATCTCTTCGCGGGCGGCGCGGAGGGCGGATGCTACGAGCCCGTGCCGGGCGAGGCGAAGCGGCACGACGTGCTTCTGGCGTTCCTGCCTCCCGATGCGGCGCGCGCCGATGCCGCGGGCATCGTCAACGCCTTCGCGCGACCGCCCAGGCTGTCCTCGTCGGAGTGGTTCTGCTCCTCGGGAGGTTTGGGCCACGCCGCTCCGCACAGCGCGAGCGAGTTCGCGGAGCTGCACGCATACCAGCAGCAGACCTACGGCGAGGTCGGCCCGACCGTGCTCAACGGGGCGCTCGGCATGCGCGACTTCCCCGATGCGACGGGCTACACGGGCAACCCGGAGGCGTGGCGCAACAACTACTACGACATCATGCAGGGCACGCTGAGCGAGTACCTGATCGGCGGTGATGCGCGGTGGTTCGACCGCGGCGAGGATCAATGCCTGCACTGCATGGATGTGGACACGTGCCACGGGCGGGCGGATCATCCGGAGTGGCTGGGCGTGCTCTACGCGCCGGGCGCGAACCACACCAGCTCGTGGTGGTCGGCGATGCTGCGCGCGGAGGGGATGGACACGTACTACCGGCTGAGCGGTGATCCGGACGCGCTGGCGGCGTTTCTCGGCGTGGCGGATTTCATCGTGCGCGAGAATGCCGGCATCGGCAGCCGGTCCGTGCGGGATCACGCGGGCGCGCTGATCACCCTGACGCGCGCGCATGACGAGACCGGGGATGCGAAGTACCTGGCGGCGGCGCGGCGGCTGGCGCGGGATGCGCTATCGCGGATTGACGCGCGGCGCGGGTGCTACTCCGAGGTGCACGGCAACTACAACTACCGCGGCAACGTGCCGTGGATGTGCGCGCAGTTGATGGAGCCGCTGTACCTCTACTACCGGCAGAGCGGGGACGTCGCCGCGGCGAAGGCGGTGGTCGGGCTGGCGGAATCCATCATGGAGGACAACACGGGGTCGGAGGGCCCGGGTGACTACCTGGGCTACTCGCACAATCCGCACTACGGGAAGCACAGCGGGTACAACGTGCTGATTGCGCCGGCGGTGGGCTACGCGTGGGAACTGACCGGTGACGAGGCATTTGCGGCGAGCATGCGGGATGCGTACGAGCGGACGATTGCGGAGAAGTCGGTGAACTGGATCGCGAACTGCTACTGGAACACGCCGACGCTGCTGTACTACCTCGACCGGCTGAGGCACGGATCGGCGATCCCGTAG
- a CDS encoding ferritin-like domain-containing protein gives MSGLQQELISRLSEAGQLEYHAIVHYSRFAQEIEDPDLAQELRNIGQMEVRHSHQLMGIIIDLGGLPEWELPPLPWAAGPEDVIRSSLEGERRAIASYDQCLAIAQDSDLRHSVEQIKRDELYHIERLEHLLAGLTEGRAEGE, from the coding sequence ATGTCAGGCCTCCAACAAGAGCTGATCAGCCGCCTGTCGGAGGCGGGTCAACTCGAATACCACGCGATCGTTCACTACAGTCGCTTCGCGCAGGAAATCGAGGATCCCGACCTCGCGCAGGAACTGCGCAATATCGGGCAGATGGAGGTGCGCCACTCGCACCAGCTCATGGGCATTATCATCGACCTCGGTGGGCTCCCCGAATGGGAGCTGCCTCCGCTGCCGTGGGCTGCCGGCCCGGAGGACGTCATCAGGTCGTCACTGGAAGGAGAGCGGCGCGCCATCGCCTCCTACGACCAGTGTCTGGCGATCGCACAAGACTCCGACCTGCGCCACAGCGTGGAACAGATCAAGCGAGACGAGCTGTACCATATCGAGCGCTTGGAACACCTGCTGGCGGGGCTGACGGAGGGACGCGCGGAAGGCGAGTAG
- the ald gene encoding alanine dehydrogenase, whose translation MIVGVPREIKDGENRVAITPAGVSALDDHGHEVLVESGAGAGSGYGDDEYRAAGASIGADAGETYARAQLLLKVKEPLPEEYSLLRPDFVLFTYLHLASSESLTRALLDSGVTAVGYETVQTDSGALPLLIPMSEVAGKMAVHIGARYLETDFGGRGILVGGVPGVPPAEVVIIGCGVVGINAAKVATGLGAHVTILDIDHERLRYLDDIMHGNVITVYSNPLSIARAAGYADLLVGAVLLPGARAPRLVTEDMVRAMKRGSVIVDVSVDQGGCVETTRATSHSDPTYVVHDVIHYAVPNIPAAVARTATHALTNATLPYVLDLADYGLDEALRRNEALRRGVNLRGGKVTYPAVAAAFGMECGEV comes from the coding sequence ATGATTGTCGGTGTCCCGCGAGAGATCAAGGACGGCGAGAACCGGGTCGCGATCACCCCGGCGGGTGTCAGCGCGCTGGACGACCACGGGCACGAGGTGCTCGTGGAGAGCGGCGCGGGCGCTGGCAGCGGTTACGGCGACGATGAGTACCGAGCCGCCGGCGCGAGCATCGGCGCCGATGCCGGGGAGACCTATGCCCGCGCACAGTTGCTGCTCAAGGTCAAAGAGCCGCTGCCCGAGGAATATTCGCTGCTGCGCCCCGACTTCGTACTGTTCACTTATCTCCATCTGGCGTCGTCGGAAAGCCTCACGCGTGCGCTGCTCGATTCCGGCGTGACCGCCGTCGGCTACGAAACAGTGCAGACCGACTCCGGCGCCCTGCCTTTGCTGATACCGATGAGCGAAGTGGCAGGGAAGATGGCGGTGCACATCGGCGCCCGTTACCTGGAGACCGACTTCGGGGGCCGCGGCATCCTCGTCGGCGGCGTCCCCGGGGTGCCGCCGGCGGAGGTCGTCATCATCGGCTGCGGGGTCGTCGGCATCAACGCGGCCAAGGTCGCGACCGGCCTCGGCGCGCACGTCACCATCCTCGATATTGACCACGAGCGCCTGCGCTATCTCGACGACATCATGCACGGCAACGTCATCACCGTGTACTCGAATCCGCTGAGCATCGCGCGGGCGGCCGGCTATGCCGACCTGCTGGTCGGCGCGGTCCTCCTGCCCGGGGCGCGTGCGCCCAGGCTGGTGACCGAGGATATGGTGCGCGCGATGAAGCGCGGCTCGGTCATCGTTGACGTCTCCGTGGATCAGGGGGGCTGCGTCGAGACGACGCGGGCGACGAGCCACTCGGACCCGACGTACGTCGTCCACGACGTGATTCACTACGCGGTGCCCAACATTCCCGCCGCGGTGGCGCGCACCGCAACCCATGCCCTGACCAACGCCACGCTGCCGTATGTTCTCGACCTCGCGGATTACGGGCTGGACGAGGCGCTGCGGCGGAACGAGGCCCTGCGACGGGGCGTCAACTTGCGCGGCGGCAAGGTCACGTATCCGGCGGTCGCGGCGGCATTCGGCATGGAGTGCGGCGAGGTCTGA
- a CDS encoding 4Fe-4S binding protein — MCEFCVKHGEGKKWYLQARNYGLDLASDLRRRRFIGEFFNSFDRKWGAQLERMRRLDRAPRVVQSLRRGWMTRRMKRQHFGQVLPLEDVRQVMEIAGSVVCTPCACRGLTRGDKDARFCFGVSISPKAAIAFSEVDESFAAGPETQMTERLEPAQALDMMADFEKRGLVHSVWTFVTPFIAGICNCDRSDCLAMIAAVGHDTRFMFKAEYVAQVDWDQCEGCRACMRQCQFGAIGYSAAASKCVIDQQQCWGCGVCRAACARDGISLIPRSDVPALGW, encoded by the coding sequence ATGTGTGAGTTCTGCGTTAAGCATGGCGAGGGCAAGAAGTGGTACCTGCAAGCCCGCAACTACGGGCTCGACTTGGCGTCGGACCTGCGTCGGCGCCGATTCATCGGCGAGTTCTTCAACAGCTTTGACCGCAAATGGGGCGCGCAGCTGGAGCGCATGCGCCGGCTCGATCGCGCCCCGCGGGTCGTTCAGTCGCTGCGGCGAGGATGGATGACGCGCCGCATGAAGCGGCAGCACTTCGGGCAGGTGCTGCCGCTGGAGGACGTGCGCCAGGTGATGGAGATCGCCGGCTCCGTCGTGTGCACCCCATGCGCATGTCGCGGGTTGACGCGCGGCGACAAAGATGCGCGCTTCTGCTTCGGCGTCAGCATCAGTCCGAAGGCCGCGATCGCTTTCAGCGAGGTGGACGAGAGCTTCGCCGCGGGCCCTGAGACCCAGATGACCGAGCGCCTCGAACCCGCGCAGGCGCTCGACATGATGGCCGACTTCGAGAAGCGCGGCCTGGTGCATTCGGTGTGGACCTTCGTCACCCCGTTTATCGCCGGCATCTGCAATTGCGACCGCAGCGACTGCCTGGCCATGATCGCCGCGGTCGGCCACGACACCAGGTTCATGTTCAAGGCGGAGTACGTGGCGCAGGTGGATTGGGACCAGTGCGAGGGGTGCCGCGCGTGCATGCGGCAGTGCCAGTTCGGCGCGATCGGCTACAGCGCCGCCGCAAGCAAGTGCGTGATAGACCAGCAGCAATGCTGGGGCTGCGGGGTATGTCGCGCGGCCTGTGCCCGTGACGGCATATCGCTCATCCCGCGCAGCGATGTGCCGGCCCTGGGCTGGTGA